Within the Osmerus mordax isolate fOsmMor3 chromosome 6, fOsmMor3.pri, whole genome shotgun sequence genome, the region TCTTGGTCCCACGTAGCCGTAGGAGCAAGTGCAGAGGTTTCTGGCTAAACAGGTTCCTCCATGTTGACAAGATGGCTTACAGTTAGCTACAGGACAAGGGGTTGTAACATTATCATTGGGAGAACAACCAATCTTGACAGAATATTGTTTGTTAATTactcatacagtacatactataAAACCCAGCATAGGATTACCTTCTTCACAAGAGGGTCCGCTGTAGCCGTCCAGACAAGCACAGACATTGGGCTTCACACACTTCCCTTGGTTCTTACAGTCAGGTCGACACACAGCTGAAAATGAAGATAGTCCATACAATTCCCAGGAATTGAAATGAGAAGCATGAGTCAAGAGTTTCAAGAGTTTAAATAGTAGGGATGGAATCCCCTCTGCACTTCACCTATGTGGCAGTTGTATCCAGTATATCCTTCTTTGCATGTGCAGGTGTTGGGCAAAGTACACTCCATGTTCGTCCCACATAGATACCTGCACACAGCTAGGATACGAGCATTAACATGTTATTATACAGCTAAAAAAGCATAACAAATGTAACTTCCCAAAACCTAATTAAGAGGGGCATGCACATGTCCACATTATCCAAATAAAGTCAGAGGAGCTGACCTTTGCATATGATCCCATCTCCAGTGTACCCATACGGACAGCGGCCACATTTAAAGGACCCTGTGGTTGTTGCTTCACAAGGGACACCAGAGAAGCAAGGTGAGTCTGAACAGGTCAACATGGAAGGCAATGATCCCCATCTGACCCTGGGGTCTGGGCTCAAATCCTCCCTGTTGGATTGGCCTCTGTGGATCATTGTACGGGCAAAGATAGTTTGGTTTCTTGGGTTGGTGGTTTTCTTGTCAATAGAGGATACAAGCTCTCTTGAGGTACCAGAAGGAGAAACTTCAAATTTTCTCCATTCGTCATGGTCCTTCTTGGGTTGAGTGGTCGAGGAAGAGGAGAATGTAACTGCAGTTTCCGTACTGGGGTCTGATTCAATCACCTGAGACCGTCCATCACCTCTGCTGGTGACTGGCATTTGCCCTGTAAAACACTGAAAGTTAGAGAGTATGGCTTGAAAATGAACTTCTTCACGTTGATATAGCCAAACCTAGAAGGAATTTAAATTAAGGGAGATTCTCACCAATTGGGGTTCTTCTGCTGCAGGTCTTTCCATTTCCGTGGTACCCAGGTGGACAGGGTCCACAGATATACCCTTCAGACACATGGGTGCTCTCAAAGCACTGCACCCCTGGGTGACATGGCCGTCTGGAGCAGGGGGATGGGGCAATTGGCATGGTTTTAGCTGAGCCATGGGAACCCCCAGCAGGTAGGGTCACTCTATGAGTATCCTCAAGCTCATCACCCTTAGCAGGAACCACTGTCTTACCttcaggaggggagacaggagacatgACACAGATTATGGATGGTGTGTAAGATTACAGGTGGGTGGGTAAGACTACCCACCCAAGGTAATCAAAATGAAGTTACCTAAAGTTATGCAGTCCTAAGGACATGcatttccatgtgtgtgtgtgtttaggcaaACTCACGTTTACACCTCTTCCCATCTCCATGGTAGCCCTCTGGACAGGAACCACAGCTGAACGAGCCTGGTGTGTTGCTGCACCCCACCCCAGGAAAACATGGCTGTGAGGCACATTCATCTACATCCTCTCTGCACGTATGACCTGAGAGACCCAAACACATAGTCTTCAGGGAACACAATTAGGGGTATAGCTTTGGAAGGTAAAAAACATATTAATGCTTTGCTTAATACCCATTATAATATATGATGTATATTTTGGTTCTAATGTGGTGTATGGGATGTACTGTACCTGTCATCCCAGCAGGACAAATACAGGAGAAAGAGTTGGGTCCATCTATACAGAGGGCCAGTCGACAGGGGTTGGGCTTACAGTCGTCTATATCCACCTCACATCTGTCCCCCTTAAAGCCGtcagggcagacacacaggtactCCCCACTGCCAGGGGGGAAGTTAATATTCGTAACACAGGAAGCTCCATTCAGACAGTCACAAGGGAACACAGAGACCTAAGGGACGCACACAGAAGAGCTGACATTAAATACATCTTGTAATTAATCACTAATGGTATACTGATTGAATCAGTCTATGTCTCCAGTTCCCACAAAATCTAAAGCCAAACAAATAAATTGGGGGCAGATCATTACATTTTAAGATTGCGTTTCATGAGCTCCCTCTTGTGGCCAAATGAGACATACAATGTTGTCTATCCATTTCCCAAAAGATTATGTCAGTTTCATCTTGGGCATATTAAACTAAAATGAACAATGTTGGCTAATCATGCCTAGGTAAGAAGACACAATTTTAGTTGATACCCCTCAGCCTGCAACCCTCCATAGACAGGCACTTTTCTACCATACCTGAACCGAAGCTTTAACTTCATAATTGCAATCATCTGTGACAGTGAAGTGGAAAGAGTGTGTATCCGTGGTGACAGAAGTGGCCTTCCAGATGAGTAGGCCAGCAGGGGAGAGTGACGCCTCTCTAGGACCTGAATCCAGAGTGAACAACACCGCTGAACCCTCTGGGTCCTGAGCAACCAGCTGATACACAAAGTTCTCCCCCTGGAATGACTGGAGATGCTCTGTGGATGCTGACTGGAACACTGGGGGCTTGTTCTCTGAGAGTGACAAATACACAAATGCACAGATATACTatatacacacgtgcacaaacacacacaaacctcacacTACACAGTAGCCTCCTATTAAATCATTAAAAAGACTCTAATAACAATATTAGAAACTACTACTAGAGTAGGTGGTCACACTATATTTTGAGAGTCCCTTGTACACCACCTGTAGATGCCCATCCAATCAAAATACGATTAACAGAATGTTTACCGTAATGCTTAGGGTACTTGGGTACCAAGTATATATTAAACATTTTGGTCTACAGATTGACTATCCAAATAAAATCTTTCAAAGTGGGGTATCTTCTTTAAATTCAGTTCTCCATTATATTCGCATAAATAGTCACAATTTGTTAAATGTATTTGTGGAAGTGTATGTTTCAGAAGATAGTCTACATACTCTCAGCAATAGACCATGTGTATTTGGAGGAGTCTGGATTGCATGTCAGGCAAGGGCTGTTGGGATTAAAGTCCCCCTCTTCATGACACTGGCCATCGATGTTGCATGTTTTCTCCTGAGAGGAAAGTATTAGATAGAAACTTAGTTTAATTTGGACCTTGACATTGCAATTATACTTCTTCACAAGAAGTATCTTCACAAGACTAATAATTGCTTATAGTATCTGATTAGAATCAAACAACCCAAATGGAACATTGTATATTGTAATTTTAACTACATGAGAACGCACCTTAAGTGTGCAGAGGACTTCAGCATTAAGGCTGCAGATCTGACAGGTTCCATCAAACAATGTTAAGATCTTGGCATTGCTGTAGCCGTAGCCATCATTGGACACCTGTAAAGGAAGTTCATGGTGTAAATTTGGTGCCACAAGTTTTGCTGTTGAGTGTGCAAACACCCTTGAAAGCATATCACGAGCAACAGCAAAAAGTACAAAACGTTACTCTCATTTCAGTGGACACAGCAAGTAATTCAATTTCTCGTCGGTCTGGCTTTAATTAAATCAGAAAGTTAATCAAACTTGTTTGTGAATTTGAGACCAGGCAGCACTGAGAAGTGAGAACAAGTTCCTTCACGGAGAGGGCACAAGTTGGTGCAACTTCAGGGAGAGCACACTACGAACCCTCTCTGCGCTCGCTCGACTGCTTCTCTACTCACTCGTTGTCTTTGCTGCACTCGCTCGAACGTGAATTTGCTTAATGCACTTGGGGTAGCTAGTCTGAACTGACACTATAGAAGCTATGTTGATTTGTTTTAACTGCAGATGAAAGTCCACAATTTCCCACATTGGCACCAGGATGGCAAAAAATGGATAATGATCTAATCAAACATTTAAACATCTGGCATTACATTTTCAAAAGCTAAAGTACCTGTTTCAATAGAATGTGTTGTGTTTTAGTGCTGCGGCACCATGTAATATGGTATGTGTGTTGGACATAAATATTCTCAGATGTTTACAGAACTAACAACTGTAAGGCTGGCTGTTGCAGTAAAAGTTGCACCATCTTGCAGCCATCTGGTTCTCAGGCAAACATGCAAGAGTGTTCCTAACTGTTGAACACTATTCACTTGAGAAGTTCTGTTCTGAAACTGTGTTTAGTATATGCATGAATGTAACTACAATCACAAGTTTTGTACTTCTATGATCTGTATACTACTGGCCTTGTCTTTATATAATGTGATAAGCTTTCAATGTAATGTCAAAATCTTCATAACTAAATTACTGTATTTAATGTTACAAAGTAACTTCTAGACATGGCATGCCAGAAGCATTATTGAAGCATTGAGGTACTGCATTATTAACGCATTAACATTTCTCACTGACTTTTATCTGCCAGCGTGCAAGGGGTCTGTCAATGAAGGTTTCCATGTCAAAGTCTGCAAGGGgctccctgtcctgcagggGGAGTGGACACTCCAGAGAGGTGACATCCAGGTAGATAGCCTGCACAAACTCCGGCTCATCCAGAAACCATTCTCCATCTGCAAActgggaagaaaagaaaataacaggaagggagggcgggagggtgaaagggtaggagagggggggagaacaggagagagagtgtaatcAGTGGTTGTGACCATCTGAAACCTTTAAGTCAAGACAAGCTTGatgtggaagcagaaaagtACCTTTTCTTTCACAAACTCACACTTGAGCTCGTAAGAGTCTTTAAAGCCTTGGCCATAGACTTGCACTGAGGAGcagtctccctccttcccatcaCAGAGTCCTTCATTCTCCAGATCCGATATCTCTGGGATCTGGTCTTCATAGACCCAAAAGGAAATGGGAATAAAAAACAAAGGAAACATTCACAAAAAGCTTGGCGGGGGAAAGCATGCTTGGTCTCAAACTGACAAAGATACTGTTTGTAGTTGTAGCTTTCTTTGAGTGCTCTATCCCTATACACTGACATTCATTCAGTTGGGCTCCACGAAGCTAACAATTTGTATTACTGTGTAGCATTGGCTCTACCTTCCAAGTTTCAGACATCTTCGATTTGCGTTGTTATGATCTAACCCTCCCACTTTTCTTACCAGCAAGCACACTGCAGTCATAGGAGCCATaccctgggaaacacacacagccccactggGAGCACTGCCCGTTCCCATGACACAGGCTAGGACACTTGAGGTAGGAGAGAACATCctgatcctctcctcctcgccccttctcctccaccagcctcctcTCACACTCGTTCTCCAGCAATGGAAGGGTGGCGCCCACCCACTCCTGATCGTCCTTCATCTGCAAGTCACTAACGCACATAGCCACAGAGCGACTAACTATGGCGTTGCCCAATAGACGGGCACAGCCTAGCGCTATGCTAGAGTTTGCCACCACACGCTGGCACTGGAGCCTGGCCTGGGGCTGGGTTAGCCCAGATGGGGTGGGCCAGGTTGGGAGAGAAGAAGTCTCAAGCAGGGGTACAGGCTCATGGTCCTCAGGGAAGAAATATGTTGAGCCTTCCAGGTCAGACTGACTCAGACTCTGGTAGGGATTTTTAGAGATGTCCACATAAGTCTGGCGCCTGCCTCTTTGGTTATTTGAGCGGCGATGGATGGAAGTGGATGGTCCAACCCTGGAATGTCCCGCAGGAGAGCCTCTCTGCGGAGGCTGGGCAGCAGTGCCTTGACCCTGAGAACGCTGGTTGGAGTGTCCTGATGGCGCTCTATGGTGGTCCTGGGCTTTGAACAGCTCCACTGAGTTGATGTACTCGGCTGTAATGTCCAACGTGGGGATGAGACTCGGCAGTCTCACATTGCCATGGTGAGAGCAGGAGGGCTCGGAGACAGTGAGTGATTGAGACCGGGTTCTAGGAGATAAAGGGTCTGTCTCACTTGCACAGTTGCAGTATATGTGAGGGCTTTGAGTGTTTGGATGGGATGGGACTGTGTCAAACCAGCTGCTGCCAGGAGGAAGCCTGTCATGAGAAAAAGACCCACGAATAATAAAGACCcacaaaatgttttttctcacaGTCTTCAGTACTCTCAAGCAATGTAGAAACATCATTACATTACTATCACATTTCTAACCTCCATGCAGCAATGAAATCAGGAACGTTCTCAAGAGTGGCACCCTCTGGTGTGTGCAGGTCATTGTGCATCTGTCCGTCATACGTCCCGCACAGGCCCTCGGTGTGAGACCAGTCTGAGCTGGGAGCTCTCAGGGTCAGACTCATCCCCCAGTTAGCCACGTCTGCACGCACAAACGCCCCAGATGAGAACATCATCTACCGCACGGAGGGAGGAAAGCATCCAAATGTCAATGGTGGTAGGCTTCTATAGGCAGATTTGCATGAAAAAATTGTATTTAATCAATCATTAGTCATTCTTCTTCTTTAACCTGTGTCAACATGTTGCTTTCTACATATTAAAATAACACGTAAACAGTCGGTCTCCATGCCTATCTGTCATGATTGCTACTCACGGTGACCTTGCGTCCCTGGTAGGACTTGGTGATGTGTATGCCAGTCTTCCCAAGGTCCCTGTTCCTCACATGTATGTGTGGCTTGGTGTTCCCTGGCTCGCCGTCGCACATGTCGAATGCGACGACGTCCCCAGCATCCCGCACCACAACGCCACACACGCAGGATGCGTCATGCACCACGCTGCCGCACTCCCACTGGCGCACGTGCACCTCGAAGGGCCAGCGCGTGCTCTTGTACAGCACAAAGGTGCCGATATGGTAGTTATCATACTGCCTGGGAGTAATTACAGTTGAAAACGAACAATTGGTACACttcagtgtttgtgttgaaGTTCAATAATTGATCGGAGTCATGATACAGGAAAGGTCAGGTTTTATGGCTGACAGGGAGCTAAGAAAGGAAGTTACCTGCCATCGAATGTGATAATGTGAGGGTCGGTGAAAGCGTAGCAGTAAGCCGAGGGAACATCCTTTACTAGAATCTGGGAAGATAGCACAGCAACTAACAAATTCACTCCATCATCAACTTCAGACAGCTAATGGACGTACTTACATATCGTACGTAAGTCGTACGATATGTAAGGCAGCCTAAGAGAGTAAACCTTTACCTGGACACTCTGTGGAATATAGCCGTTCCAGAGGAAGTCATTGGTGACTACAGGTTTAACAACTATCTCAGTTGTCCTGTCCCCATCCTTTATGAAATCTGTGACAGCAGTGAAGTGGACCACAGCcttgctacacacaccactccgACAGGGACTTTGGGATAGCTCCACCACACAGGAGGTCAAGACCACGTCTGAACTCTGCTGTTCCTCATCTTAAAGAGCCAGACAAGAAGAATAGTAAAGAACAACATAGAAACAGTAAAGCAAAacactaaaacactaaaaccagTGACCAACTAGATTTCTGTTGGCGTAACAGGTAGTTGTTGTGCTTCATATGTCGGAGGGGGTGTGTTTGATCAACGGTGCGGGCGAATATAGGACCAATGTAACATTTTGGATTCATATTTTTGCCTATTGTAACATTTAGCAAGCTATCAAAATTAAAATTTGATTCAAAGATTTGAAGTATGTCACCACTTGCTGTATCACTAATTTAAAAAACCTCTACGACATAGAGGTACCCTATGACTGACGGAAACTATCATGACTATGTCCAATTACTTACAAAGTCTTTACCTGGATTCCTTGTGCTCAGATGTAAGAAGAAGGAACACTGTTCTGCTGAAGTGGAGTCTCCTGGGCAGGGAATTGGAACAGTGCTTTCCACAGTCAGCTCATACTCTCTCCCATCTTCCGACACTGTGCTGTTCTCTGGTTTCAACTGTAGAGTCCAAAAACAGAAATTGACTGAATGAGGGCAGCAGATCAGGGCTTTACAGCCGTTAAATGTTACAAACCTATAAAACCAAGACAGACGGACATACAAAGGGcctacttgcacacacacacacacacacacacacacaaatagacacacacacccacatcactGTTATTATATAGTACATGATCTCTTTGATATACCCTGATCCCAGCAAAGAACTCCTCACTTTCCACTTGACTCCCATGAATGTCTGGCGAGTCCAGAAAGAAACTGGAGCTGCTGCAGTAAATCTGCCAGAGAATAAAaaggagtaagagagagggagacagagcaaataaataaatagagagggagaatgactgacagacagacgaaCAGCACTTAAAAGGAAAGGAAGATATTGAACAGGATGTATAAAACTCTCTATAGCTAGAGTCATGTCATAAACaaagacaaaataaaatgcTGTAAAAAATTATGTGATGTTGAGTTTTTGTCGAGTGACAAAACTGTTCTTCCTGTCAATATTTATGAATCATATCCATGGATTTTGAATTTTTACAGATACAAATAAATACAGATACTAAATGTTTTACTCAGTAGAATAAGATTATCCTGATCCTACACAGCCCAAACCAAAACCAGTTGTCTAAAACTGCAATGCCAGTCCTGTTACCTTATCCCCCAGCCGCAGATTGATGCCATCCAACTCTATGAAGGCAGATGTCTGTACAGTTGTCTCCTGTTTGAGTTCCTCTCTGCGGCCCAGAGGGGAGAGTCGGGACCAGGCCACCACATAGCCCAGCGAGCTGTTCACGCTCTGGCTCTCAAAGCTGCACTTCAGGTAGATGGTGTTGCCAGAAAGCTCTGCCACAATGACTGGGACAGAGGGCGAGGGGGGCTGTTTGGCTGAGAGGGAGAACAATTATTGATCTTTAAAATGGAAATACAGAACCACATCTAGAGGTTATTGTTAGTTCTTAAAGGGATGAGAGTGACTTAATATGCATTTACTTAACATCAACGTCATACTATTAAAGCTTTAGTGTCTCGGGTCACAAGAATACAATTGTCTAGGAAAAGGCTACCTACTggacctccaccacccctctcagAACTATAAAGCATGGGAATGTATTATTCATGACTTTTGCCAACATAGTACATAATGCTAAGGTCATTAAAATGATTTGTAAAGGCCCCCTGTGGTACATTCCACATTGCATGGCGCCAACTCTGACCCTAATTGTTTTGGTGGCTTTATCAAAAGCCTCATCTGGCTCAGGATATAGAATGCCGAAGGGATGGGAAGCTCCTCACCTTTACATGTTCCATCTACTTGATCCTCCTCAGCACCGCAGACCGCTGTGGCTGCTACCACCGATTCTGATGTGTTGGACATCTCTGTTGACGTAGAAGAAAAGTTACTCTAAGTGGTTTTAACAAATGAAATCAAGTAACAGAACAAACTGTGAAATGTATACCCAACAACAATTGATGTGTCCTACAAATCACTTCAGCATTTATTTTAAGCGGTACTGCTGTGTTAAAGTGTTACCACACAAGCCACGATAACACTAGGTCtactgacagagagagctgctgtACCCTCAGCGCAGTAACCCATGCAGCCCTGCGTGGGCTGCAGCAGGTAGATGTAGAAGTCTCCACAGTTGCGCACGGTCACAGGGATGTGAAACAGGCAGCAGTCCTtgctgctgctggagaagaAGTGCCAGGTTGCACAAGCAGTCAGCTGCCTCACCTCCAAGGGACCGGGGAGAGTCTCACCCTCCCGCAGAGACAGCCACACAGGAGCCTGGGTGCCACAGTGGTTCACCTGGGCAGAGCAGTTGGAGCAAGACAGGTCATAGGTCAACTAAGCTGGGAACTAGATCCCACAGTGCAACACTGGACCATGTACTTCGAGCTAAGCTGTTGTGTTAATGAATGGCtgtcaaaatatatttatacataCATCATACCCCAGAAAattcataaaccaaaaacaAATGAGTGCCTAATTTTTGTGTATTTCTGCGGGATGCTGGCCTATCATGTGCTGCGACATGAGATGACATGGTAAGAGAGAGCAATGATGCATGACAGCCCCGATGGCTTGGTAGTTGGGACTGACAATGAATTACAGAAACAACAAAAAGGTGATTCCTAAATGATCACGTTAGTTGCTCATTTACCTCCACACATTTGGTGGGCATGCTGGCTGGCTTGTCAAAGATCTGGAAGCGGTACCAGCCAGGTGTGAGGGAGTGGTCGCATATGAGTGTCTGCACTGGCGACTGCTGGAGCTTTTCAGAGCTGAAACTGGTGCTGCGGTAGGGGTTCTGGAGCAGGGAGTGTCCCCCTGGAGCACACTCTGGAGGGAGCActggacatacacacatgcacacaaagttGAGTAAACATTCATTATTGGCACAGGAAGAGTATCTTTGTGCTGAATGATCTAGGAGCTAGCACTaaagtgatgacatcacagtaaTTTATTCTATGCATTTAGCAAACAATGAATTCCAAAACATCTTCTAACTTTTTGTGACCTAAACACTTGTTTACATTTCAACGTTAAGGCTCATCCTACTTCCCTGAGCAACACTAACCCACTTGAACCCTCAGACTTCTGTTAAATATATACGATTGGCTGTGCAAACCCTTACTATTTCCTCACTAAGACCTGAGCCCTGGACAGTTCACCCAGTGATGAGCTAGATCTGTGTTGATGCACCCCAATAGACCACTGCAGCAGCTGCACCAGTAGAACAAAGTCAAAGAGCCAAATTGAAAATCCAGCCACTGTTTTGAGGGGTCAAGCCAAAATGAAGACTTAAGAGACCAAGAAGGATGCCAAAGAGAAAATACTTTGCTTTTGTGAAATGGAGGAACAAGAAGCACAAACACTGGGACATTACAGATTTTTCTTTGTTGGGATTGAAAAATATGATAATGGTACGACTGGAttaaggagaggaaagaaataGGATGTAATGATTTTGGAGAAAGAGGTCAATGTCAAtgcaaaaaatgaaatgaaGAAAAAGACTTGCTGGATCAAGAGATTCTCAGTTTGGATACAGATCATGTGACTGTAATGTCACAACCAGTGGCTCCTCCGTGataaaacattacaaaaaataAGGTCATGTGTCAGATATTCCTCTGGCTAAGTATACCCCTAAAACAGATCTTATTCCATTGTAAGATAATTGTGGACAACCCATCAGCTCATATTACCATTTCCTTTCAAATCCCACCAAAACAAGGCAACTCTATTATCCCCCCCCACTTCAATGAAGACTCCACGGTGGCACAACAGTCCCATAGTCACTCTCCACCTCCCAGAAATAGGGGTTCACCGGAAGCCTTCTCAAATAAATCGAACCACGTCCAAGCCTCGCCCAAGCACTTCCCTGCTCCTTCCCCAGTCCACCCACGCTTCCATGCCTCCATGCCCATCTCCCTttggcagaggaaggagagggaagacatGCGCAGGAAAGCTCAGGCTCAGAGGGGGCAAGCAGTAAGGAAAAGCAAACCAGGCCTTGACCTTAATGTGCCTATAAAACAGGAGGAGTACACTCTTGATTAAGTGGCTTGATGGTTAAAGGAACCCAGCAGGATCTTGTGCAGCATGTGTGCCTTAAGGAATCTATTGGTTATCTGCAAAGAATGAATGTAACTTGTTATAAATGTTCCACCATGTGTATTTGCTTTAATAATGTAACGCAACAACTCAAGTGACAAATGGTCTTAGAATGTACTGTATTCTATTACTGAAAGTATATGTTTCTAATGGAATGGTGAGTGGTTATCTCTGGTTCCCTACTGTATATCACCACTATGCCCTTCTGTATTCAGTTAAAAGCTCTCAGCTGGGGTCAGTGACAGCACTTGGAAGTGTCAAGTTAAGAGGATAAGTT harbors:
- the vwde gene encoding von Willebrand factor D and EGF domain-containing protein, with the protein product MGRQIILEIVSYVLIFFPNAIHCEIVLPPECAPGGHSLLQNPYRSTSFSSEKLQQSPVQTLICDHSLTPGWYRFQIFDKPASMPTKCVEVNHCGTQAPVWLSLREGETLPGPLEVRQLTACATWHFFSSSSKDCCLFHIPVTVRNCGDFYIYLLQPTQGCMGYCAEEMSNTSESVVAATAVCGAEEDQVDGTCKAKQPPSPSVPVIVAELSGNTIYLKCSFESQSVNSSLGYVVAWSRLSPLGRREELKQETTVQTSAFIELDGINLRLGDKIYCSSSSFFLDSPDIHGSQVESEEFFAGIRLKPENSTVSEDGREYELTVESTVPIPCPGDSTSAEQCSFFLHLSTRNPDEEQQSSDVVLTSCVVELSQSPCRSGVCSKAVVHFTAVTDFIKDGDRTTEIVVKPVVTNDFLWNGYIPQSVQILVKDVPSAYCYAFTDPHIITFDGRQYDNYHIGTFVLYKSTRWPFEVHVRQWECGSVVHDASCVCGVVVRDAGDVVAFDMCDGEPGNTKPHIHVRNRDLGKTGIHITKSYQGRKVTMMFSSGAFVRADVANWGMSLTLRAPSSDWSHTEGLCGTYDGQMHNDLHTPEGATLENVPDFIAAWRLPPGSSWFDTVPSHPNTQSPHIYCNCASETDPLSPRTRSQSLTVSEPSCSHHGNVRLPSLIPTLDITAEYINSVELFKAQDHHRAPSGHSNQRSQGQGTAAQPPQRGSPAGHSRVGPSTSIHRRSNNQRGRRQTYVDISKNPYQSLSQSDLEGSTYFFPEDHEPVPLLETSSLPTWPTPSGLTQPQARLQCQRVVANSSIALGCARLLGNAIVSRSVAMCVSDLQMKDDQEWVGATLPLLENECERRLVEEKGRGGEDQDVLSYLKCPSLCHGNGQCSQWGCVCFPGYGSYDCSVLADQIPEISDLENEGLCDGKEGDCSSVQVYGQGFKDSYELKCEFVKEKFADGEWFLDEPEFVQAIYLDVTSLECPLPLQDREPLADFDMETFIDRPLARWQIKVSNDGYGYSNAKILTLFDGTCQICSLNAEVLCTLKEKTCNIDGQCHEEGDFNPNSPCLTCNPDSSKYTWSIAEKNKPPVFQSASTEHLQSFQGENFVYQLVAQDPEGSAVLFTLDSGPREASLSPAGLLIWKATSVTTDTHSFHFTVTDDCNYEVKASVQVSVFPCDCLNGASCVTNINFPPGSGEYLCVCPDGFKGDRCEVDIDDCKPNPCRLALCIDGPNSFSCICPAGMTGHTCREDVDECASQPCFPGVGCSNTPGSFSCGSCPEGYHGDGKRCKRKTVVPAKGDELEDTHRVTLPAGGSHGSAKTMPIAPSPCSRRPCHPGVQCFESTHVSEGYICGPCPPGYHGNGKTCSRRTPIGQMPVTSRGDGRSQVIESDPSTETAVTFSSSSTTQPKKDHDEWRKFEVSPSGTSRELVSSIDKKTTNPRNQTIFARTMIHRGQSNREDLSPDPRVRWGSLPSMLTCSDSPCFSGVPCEATTTGSFKCGRCPYGYTGDGIICKAVCRYLCGTNMECTLPNTCTCKEGYTGYNCHIAVCRPDCKNQGKCVKPNVCACLDGYSGPSCEEANCKPSCQHGGTCLARNLCTCSYGYVGPRCEIMVCNRHCENGGECISPDVCKCKSGWYGPTCNSAVCNPVCLNGGTCIKPNICACPSGFYGSQCQIAVCSPPCKNSGQCMRNNVCSCPEGYTGKRCQKSVCEPMCMNKGKCVSPNTCSCASGWRDKRCNIPVCLQKCKNGGECVGPNTCNCQTGWEGLHCQTPICKKRCLNGGRCVLPDFCHCRKGNTGPTCGLKARHA